From Lytechinus pictus isolate F3 Inbred chromosome 6, Lp3.0, whole genome shotgun sequence, the proteins below share one genomic window:
- the LOC135154347 gene encoding uncharacterized protein LOC135154347: protein MDSVEAQAGSSRQSTTGPKTSTRREWSRRDNMNVMECYYESRPDQERGYIKRMYKIWQEKGLFPTSEQRLADQVRVIKRNELLTEVEREGIRRNVYEPVRDEQEEVLRPGREEQTEATAQFQTELDPTTNRLDEEQEEIKIILLEIKEWVTQGERPTPPNLKRIPREKLLIETQKVNDVMKFISSDSIEDTNDLIYAGAVLVTERLGVRKQENTRKHCLPPWKRRLDNQIKGWRTDLSRLTEINLGKADINDFKYLEEKFSIRRKGRKIVVEELKQRITSTTAKVKRYTDRVSQYRQNSLFENNQKRFYQEINGKMKDEVPPPNPAEAIAFWSNIWSQPHNHNQEAMWLKTTKEECANIVAQDDLTINKSKLEKIIRKMAPWKAAGPDGVQAFWVKRFTNLHERLSMQMNEIVVNGNPPNWMTKGRTVLIPKDPTKGNIPSNYRPITCLPILWKLLTGIISEEIYQHLDDQAILPWEQKGCRKGSRGTKEQLCIDKGIMKDSKKRKTNLAMAWIDYKKAYDMVPHSWIIESMEMLGVADNIRRFLITSMTRWRTKLESNGEVLGEVGIKRGIFQGDSLSPLLFVMAMTPLTKVLRRSRLGYEFKSKAKINHLLYMDDLKLFGKTQSDLESLINTVRIFSEDIGMQFGMDKCAMITLMRGKPANDNNFQMPNGKEIRSIEDGGSYKYLGILEADQLKHQEMKKKIEAEYQWRS, encoded by the coding sequence ATGGATTCTGTGGAGGCTCAGGCAGGATCCAGTCGTCAATCTACTACTGGACCAAAAACTTCAACAAGAAGAGAATGGAGCAGAAGAGACAATATGAATGTCATGGAATGTTATTATGAGAGCAGACCTGACCAGGAAAGAGGCTACATCAAGAGAATGTACAAGATCTGGCAAGAGAAGGGTCTTTTCCCAACATCAGAGCAAAGACTTGCAGATCAGGTACGTGTGATCAAAAGGAATGAGTTACTGACTGAAGTTGAGAGGGAAGGGATCAGACGAAATGTGTATGAACCTGTGAGAGATGAGCAGGAGGAAGTACTCAGACCGGGAAGAGAAGAGCAGACAGAAGCAACAGCTCAATTTCAAACAGAATTGGATCCAACCACTAACAGATTGGATGAAGAGCAGGAAGAGATAAAGATTATATTATTGGAGATAAAAGAGTGGGTAACACAAGGAGAGCGCCCCACCCCTCCTAATCTGAAGAGAATACCAAGAGAGAAACTGCTGATAGAAACTCAGAAAGTCAACGATGTTATGAAGTTTATCAGCTCAGACAGTATTGAGGATACCAATGATCTCATATATGCTGGAGCAGTTCTGGTAACAGAGAGGTTAGGTGTAAGAAAACAGGAGAACACAAGGAAGCACTGCCTACCACCATGGAAAAGGAGACTTGATAATCAGATAAAGGGATGGAGGACAGACCTATCAAGACTGACAGAGATAAACCTTGGCAAAGCAGATATCAATGATTTTAAGTACCTTGAGGAGAAGTTCAGTAttagaaggaaaggaaggaagatcGTCGTGGAGGAACTAAAACAAAGGATAACAAGCACTACAGCAAAAGTAAAGAGGTACACCGATCGAGTGTCACAGTATAGACAGAATTCCTTGTTTGAGAACAACCAGAAGAGGTTCTACcaagaaataaatggaaagatGAAAGACGAAGTTCCACCACCAAATCCAGCTGAAGCAATTGCCTTCTGGAGCAACATTTGGAGCCAACCACACAATCACAACCAAGAAGCTATGTGGTTGAAAACAACGAAAGAGGAATGTGCAAATATAGTTGCACAGGATGATCTGACGATCAACAAAAGCAAGCTAGAAAAGATCATTAGGAAAATGGCGCCATGGAAAGCTGCCGGTCCAGACGGTGTGCAAGCTTTCTGGGTTAAAAGGTTCACAAATCTTCATGAAAGGCTGAGCATGCAAATGAACGAGATTGTCGTGAATGGTAACCCCCCTAATTGGATGACAAAAGGAAGAACGGTTCTCATCCCAAAGGATCCTACCAAAGGCAACATTCCGTCAAACTACCGTCCAATTACCTGCTTGCCGATTCTCTGGAAGTTACTGACTGGCATAATATCAGAAGAAATATATCAACACCTGGACGATCAAGCCATACTACCATGGGAACAGAAGGGATGTAGAAAAGGAAGTAGAGGAACAAAAGAACAACTATGCATCGACAAAGGAATTATGAAAGAcagcaagaaaagaaaaacgaaCCTCGCAATGGCATGGATTGACTACAAGAAAGCATACGACATGGTTCCACACTCTTGGATCATCGAGTCTATGGAAATGTTAGGGGTAGCAGACAATATCAGAAGGTTCCTCATTACAAGTATGACGAGATGGAGAACTAAGTTGGAAAGTAATGGTGAAGTGCTTGGAGAGGTTGGTATCAAGAGAGGAATCTTTCAGGGAGATAGTCTATCTCCATTGCTGTTTGTGATGGCAATGACACCATTAACTAAGGTACTCAGAAGATCCAGGCTAGGATATGAGTTCAAGAGCAAGGCAAAAATCAACCATCTATTATACATGGACGATTTGAAGCTGTTTGGTAAGACACAAAGTGACTTGGAGTCTCTCATCAACACTGTGCGGATCTTCAGCGAAGACATCGGTATGCAGTTTGGGATGGATAAATGTGCAATGATTACTCTCATGAGAGGTAAGCCAGCCAATGACAACAACTTCCAGATGCCGAACGGAAAAGAGATCAGATCAATCGAAGACGGTGGTAGCTATAAATATCTCGGAATATTAGAGGCAGATCAGTTGAAACAtcaagaaatgaagaagaagattgaGGCAGAgtatcagtggcgtagctag